The following are from one region of the Hymenobacter sp. YIM 151858-1 genome:
- a CDS encoding TlpA family protein disulfide reductase — protein MRNLLTTLWRPLRRSAFVTVPLALYLTGWHTEVIGRVQQAVLATGLLAPTLPDTPPVAEAKVDYSLPLRTLDGRRITLGELRGRVVVLNLWATWCPPCVAEMPSLQRLHEQLQPGTDRISLVLLSVDDNPEKVRKFVARRGFTMPVYTLAGDVPRVFDTQSIPTTFIIAPNGDIVSRHEGMAQYDNPKMLQFLRKLQQQR, from the coding sequence ATGAGAAACCTGCTCACTACCCTTTGGCGGCCGCTACGCCGTTCGGCTTTCGTTACGGTTCCGCTGGCGTTGTACCTCACGGGCTGGCACACCGAGGTAATCGGGCGGGTGCAGCAAGCGGTGCTGGCTACCGGTCTGCTGGCGCCTACCCTGCCCGATACGCCGCCGGTCGCGGAGGCCAAAGTCGATTACTCGTTGCCGCTGCGCACGCTCGATGGCCGCCGCATTACCCTAGGTGAGCTGCGGGGCCGGGTGGTGGTGCTGAACTTGTGGGCCACGTGGTGCCCGCCGTGCGTGGCCGAGATGCCCAGCCTGCAGCGCCTGCACGAGCAGCTGCAACCCGGCACCGACCGCATTTCGCTGGTTCTGCTTTCCGTCGACGACAACCCCGAGAAAGTGCGCAAGTTTGTGGCGCGGCGCGGCTTTACCATGCCTGTTTACACCCTCGCGGGCGACGTACCCAGGGTGTTCGACACGCAGTCCATTCCCACCACGTTCATCATCGCGCCCAACGGCGACATTGTATCGCGGCACGAGGGCATGGCGCAGTACGACAACCCCAAAATGCTGCAGTTTTTGCGCAAACTGCAACAGCAGCGGTAG
- a CDS encoding nucleoside/nucleotide kinase family protein — MLQLIGLAGKRGSGKNTVAELVQAMQPERNWQILAFGDGIKAVSAALASEPTQPYYSQEGKAELLPVFGLTRGELLQQVGGALRAWRPQVWIEALLAALPADKPVVVADLRFPDEAEAIRSRGGVVWRIEGDPLQQRGDGTRDDNHPSETALDNYAHYDAVLRNTGSLQDLQAQVQALLAEV; from the coding sequence ATGCTTCAGCTGATTGGCCTTGCGGGCAAACGTGGCAGCGGCAAAAACACCGTGGCCGAACTGGTTCAGGCAATGCAACCCGAGCGCAACTGGCAAATTCTGGCCTTTGGCGATGGTATAAAGGCGGTCAGCGCCGCACTGGCTTCCGAGCCTACGCAGCCCTACTACAGCCAGGAAGGCAAGGCCGAATTGCTGCCGGTTTTTGGGCTAACGCGCGGCGAACTGCTGCAGCAAGTAGGCGGCGCGCTGCGCGCGTGGCGCCCGCAGGTTTGGATTGAAGCCCTGCTGGCCGCCTTGCCCGCCGACAAGCCCGTGGTGGTAGCCGACCTACGCTTCCCCGACGAGGCCGAGGCCATCCGGAGCCGTGGCGGCGTGGTGTGGCGCATTGAGGGCGACCCGCTGCAGCAGCGCGGCGACGGCACCCGCGACGACAACCACCCCAGCGAAACCGCCCTCGATAATTACGCCCACTACGATGCCGTGCTGCGCAACACGGGCTCGTTGCAGGATTTGCAAGCGCAGGTGCAGGCGCTGCTGGCCGAAGTGTAG
- a CDS encoding PD-(D/E)XK nuclease-like domain-containing protein, which produces MPENTPYRRPDLLRLSYDDYRALPAIANSDLSKLRDALNGRPRRESGGNSALSFGTAFHTALLEPDQYVPSYPAVNDTLVWWLVEGVRLRDDLREMIDNGVAEPSCVFTEPITGTMCKLRADLVYNVPGEPYTIIDFKTTIARDYHHFVAQCSGYDYDRQAAFYSDALRAERFLLVGVQKVEPFHVFVFEVPPHMLEEGRAKYLRLLRLLDPSKLPDYLHPSVREVVLELGHTPPEQEDDPDTTPDTLA; this is translated from the coding sequence ATGCCCGAAAACACCCCTTACCGCCGCCCCGATCTGCTGCGCCTTTCGTACGACGATTACCGCGCCCTGCCCGCCATTGCCAACTCCGACCTCTCGAAGCTGCGCGATGCGCTTAACGGCCGACCCCGGCGCGAATCGGGTGGCAACTCGGCGCTTAGCTTCGGCACGGCTTTTCATACGGCCCTGCTCGAGCCCGACCAGTACGTGCCCAGCTACCCCGCCGTAAACGACACGCTGGTGTGGTGGCTGGTGGAGGGCGTGCGCCTGCGCGACGACCTGCGCGAAATGATCGACAACGGCGTGGCCGAGCCCAGCTGCGTGTTTACGGAGCCCATTACCGGCACCATGTGCAAGCTGCGCGCCGATTTGGTGTACAACGTGCCCGGTGAGCCCTACACCATCATCGATTTCAAAACCACCATTGCCCGCGACTACCACCACTTTGTGGCGCAATGCTCCGGCTACGACTACGACCGCCAGGCCGCGTTTTACTCCGATGCGCTGCGGGCGGAACGCTTCTTGCTGGTAGGGGTGCAGAAGGTAGAACCCTTCCACGTATTCGTGTTCGAAGTGCCGCCCCACATGCTCGAAGAAGGCCGCGCCAAATACCTGCGCTTGCTGCGCCTGCTCGACCCTAGCAAGCTGCCCGACTACCTGCACCCCTCCGTGCGCGAGGTGGTGCTGGAGCTGGGCCACACCCCGCCCGAGCAGGAAGACGACCCCGACACCACGCCCGATACCCTTGCCTGA
- a CDS encoding superoxide dismutase yields MLKRDFLKNGLLTIVGAMVSPSLLAHARDEKLLREARATPIADGPFTLPPLPYANNALEPHIDARTMEIHHDAHHKTYVSKLNEAVAGKPLEKMSLAQLLASASKQPDAVRNNAGGHWNHSFFWQLMAQKGGGQPTGELAAAITKDFGSFDKFKEEFAKAATGRFGSGWAWLIHDPKANKLAITSTPNQDNPLMDLPGIQRGTPLIGLDVWEHAYYLKYQNKRPDYVAAFWNVVNWSEAGKRYDEARKAKG; encoded by the coding sequence ATGCTTAAGCGAGATTTTCTGAAGAACGGTTTGCTGACGATTGTTGGCGCCATGGTAAGCCCCAGCCTGCTGGCCCACGCCCGCGACGAAAAGCTGCTGCGCGAAGCCCGCGCCACGCCCATTGCCGACGGCCCCTTTACGCTGCCGCCGCTGCCCTACGCCAACAATGCGCTGGAGCCGCACATCGACGCGCGTACCATGGAAATCCACCACGACGCCCACCACAAAACCTACGTGTCGAAGCTGAACGAGGCGGTGGCCGGTAAGCCGCTCGAGAAAATGTCGCTGGCGCAGCTGTTGGCCTCGGCTAGTAAGCAGCCCGATGCCGTGCGCAACAACGCCGGCGGCCACTGGAATCACTCGTTTTTTTGGCAGCTGATGGCCCAAAAGGGCGGCGGCCAACCCACCGGCGAGCTGGCCGCGGCCATCACCAAAGATTTTGGCTCGTTCGATAAGTTCAAGGAGGAGTTTGCCAAGGCTGCCACCGGCCGCTTCGGCTCGGGTTGGGCCTGGCTCATTCATGACCCCAAGGCCAACAAGCTGGCCATTACCTCCACGCCCAACCAGGACAACCCGCTGATGGACCTACCCGGCATTCAGCGCGGTACCCCGCTCATCGGCCTCGATGTGTGGGAGCACGCCTACTATCTCAAGTACCAGAACAAGCGGCCCGACTATGTGGCCGCTTTTTGGAACGTGGTAAACTGGAGCGAAGCCGGCAAGCGCTACGACGAAGCCCGCAAAGCCAAAGGCTGA
- the asnA gene encoding aspartate--ammonia ligase, with product MEATLAPAKAQSPAGLLKTEESIGFVKDTFARELARQLQLTKVSSPIAVLDGTGINDDLNGVERPVSFPVKALAERRAVVVHSLAKWKRLRLTELGIPVGRGILTDMRALRPDEDYSPIHSIYVDQWDWEKHILPEQRTVAFLKETVEKIYDALRTTELRVAEEYADVVPVLPEQITFIHAEELLQRYPTLTVKERETAAAREYGAVFIVGIGGELSHGESHDGRAPDYDDWSTETAPGRRGLNGDIVLWHPVLQSAFEVSSMGIRVDKAALLRQLALRGCPERAALGFHSLLLAGQLTESIGGGIGQSRVCMFMLRKAHIGEVQVSIWPEAVRQELSSAGVALL from the coding sequence ATGGAAGCAACACTAGCCCCCGCCAAAGCCCAAAGCCCCGCCGGGCTGCTCAAAACCGAAGAATCCATTGGGTTCGTGAAGGACACGTTTGCCCGCGAGCTGGCCCGGCAACTGCAGCTTACCAAGGTGTCGTCGCCGATAGCAGTGCTCGACGGCACCGGCATCAACGACGACCTGAACGGCGTGGAGCGCCCGGTGTCGTTTCCGGTTAAAGCCCTGGCCGAGCGCCGCGCCGTGGTGGTGCACTCCCTGGCCAAATGGAAGCGCCTGCGCCTCACGGAGCTGGGCATACCGGTGGGCCGCGGCATCCTGACGGATATGCGCGCCCTGCGCCCCGACGAGGATTACTCGCCCATTCACTCGATCTACGTCGATCAGTGGGATTGGGAAAAGCACATTTTGCCCGAGCAGCGCACCGTGGCTTTTCTGAAGGAAACCGTGGAGAAAATTTACGACGCGCTGCGCACCACCGAGCTGCGCGTGGCCGAAGAGTACGCCGACGTGGTGCCCGTGCTGCCCGAGCAAATCACGTTTATCCATGCCGAGGAGCTGCTGCAGCGCTACCCCACGCTCACGGTAAAGGAGCGCGAAACCGCCGCGGCCCGCGAGTACGGCGCGGTGTTTATCGTGGGTATTGGCGGCGAGCTAAGCCACGGCGAAAGCCACGACGGCCGCGCCCCCGATTACGACGACTGGAGCACCGAAACCGCTCCCGGCCGGCGCGGCCTGAACGGCGACATCGTGCTGTGGCACCCGGTGCTGCAATCGGCGTTTGAGGTATCGTCGATGGGTATTCGGGTGGATAAGGCGGCTTTGCTGCGCCAGCTGGCGCTGCGCGGCTGTCCCGAGCGCGCGGCCCTAGGTTTCCATAGCCTGTTGCTGGCCGGGCAGCTGACGGAAAGCATCGGCGGCGGAATTGGGCAATCGAGGGTGTGCATGTTTATGTTGCGCAAGGCGCACATCGGCGAGGTGCAGGTAAGCATCTGGCCCGAAGCCGTGCGGCAGGAGCTAAGCAGCGCGGGCGTGGCACTGCTGTAG
- a CDS encoding PA2169 family four-helix-bundle protein, which translates to MNQPQSSSNTGAQTGAHSQSDNNTQAGGSLLNQAQNWLSQGRDLVGQLPAPVRNVGTNLGSSIGRLSTTQKVVGGALLALGVGYFATRGRTGGQRGTAATLQELLLFVNDRIEGYQRAVDESTDAELRGYYKQLVSQSQRFAGILNDYLREEGGTRETKTTLKGKVYRAFMEAKAAVTGYDEQAILGSNIYGEEWAIKAYKEALADQTLTGELRHEVQRQYDQSLKTYERLKQLKEQTNKH; encoded by the coding sequence ATGAATCAACCGCAATCCTCTTCGAACACCGGCGCACAAACGGGCGCCCACTCGCAATCCGACAACAACACGCAGGCCGGCGGCTCGCTGCTGAACCAGGCCCAAAACTGGCTTAGCCAAGGCCGCGACCTGGTGGGCCAGCTGCCCGCGCCGGTACGCAACGTAGGCACCAACCTGGGCTCCAGCATTGGTCGCCTCAGCACCACCCAAAAGGTAGTGGGCGGTGCGCTGCTGGCCCTGGGCGTAGGTTATTTTGCTACCCGCGGCCGCACCGGCGGGCAGCGCGGCACGGCTGCCACTCTGCAGGAGTTGCTCTTGTTCGTGAACGACCGCATCGAGGGCTACCAGCGCGCCGTGGATGAAAGCACCGACGCCGAGCTGCGCGGCTACTACAAGCAACTGGTAAGCCAGAGCCAGCGCTTTGCCGGTATTCTCAACGACTACCTGCGCGAGGAAGGCGGCACCCGCGAAACCAAAACCACCCTGAAAGGCAAGGTGTACCGCGCCTTCATGGAGGCCAAAGCCGCCGTTACCGGCTACGACGAACAAGCCATTCTGGGCTCGAACATCTACGGCGAAGAGTGGGCCATCAAAGCCTACAAAGAGGCCCTGGCCGACCAAACCCTCACCGGCGAGCTGCGCCATGAGGTACAGCGCCAGTACGATCAGTCGCTGAAAACCTACGAGCGCCTGAAGCAGTTGAAAGAGCAAACCAACAAGCACTAA
- a CDS encoding LLM class flavin-dependent oxidoreductase, giving the protein MRYGYWMPVFGGWLRNVEDENMRADWDYVKTLAQRSEELGYDLSLIAELNLNDIKGEEAPSLDAWSTAAALAAVTKKLELMVAVRPTFHSPALLAKQAANIDHISGGRLSLNVVSSWWQDEAKKYGVHFEQHDDRYARTAEWLHVVDNLWKQDHFSFKGKYYEVTDSILQPKPVSRPRPFLYAGGESEAAKNLIAAQCDGYVMHGDEPAAIGRRIRDLQERRDRLGLPPMKFGVAAYSIVRNTEQEVKRELERITNVNGSAAGYKNYQQWLAGTQLEKQVSLQDYSVSNRGLRSGLTGTPDQIAERVAQFEAVGVDLFLLQCSPQLEEMERFSEAVIQVLA; this is encoded by the coding sequence ATGCGTTACGGATATTGGATGCCCGTTTTTGGCGGGTGGCTGCGCAATGTTGAGGATGAAAACATGCGCGCCGACTGGGACTACGTGAAAACGCTGGCCCAACGCTCGGAGGAGCTCGGTTACGACCTGTCGCTTATCGCCGAGCTGAACCTGAACGACATCAAAGGCGAAGAAGCCCCTTCGCTCGATGCCTGGAGCACGGCGGCCGCGCTGGCGGCCGTTACCAAAAAGCTCGAGCTGATGGTGGCCGTGCGGCCTACCTTCCACTCGCCGGCGCTGCTGGCCAAGCAAGCCGCCAACATCGACCACATCAGCGGCGGGCGGTTGTCGCTGAACGTGGTGTCGTCGTGGTGGCAGGACGAGGCCAAGAAGTACGGCGTGCACTTTGAGCAGCACGACGACCGGTACGCCCGCACCGCCGAGTGGCTGCACGTGGTAGACAACCTCTGGAAGCAAGACCACTTCAGCTTCAAGGGCAAGTACTACGAGGTGACGGACAGCATTCTGCAGCCCAAGCCGGTGTCGCGCCCGCGGCCGTTCCTGTACGCCGGCGGCGAATCGGAAGCGGCCAAGAACCTGATTGCCGCCCAGTGCGACGGCTACGTGATGCACGGCGACGAGCCCGCGGCCATCGGCCGCCGCATTCGGGATTTGCAGGAGCGCCGCGACCGGCTAGGCCTGCCCCCGATGAAGTTTGGCGTGGCGGCGTACAGCATTGTGCGCAACACCGAGCAGGAGGTGAAGCGCGAGCTGGAGCGCATCACGAACGTAAACGGCTCGGCCGCCGGCTACAAAAACTACCAGCAGTGGCTGGCCGGCACGCAGCTCGAAAAGCAGGTGTCGCTGCAGGACTACTCCGTGTCGAACCGCGGCCTGCGCTCGGGCCTCACCGGCACGCCCGATCAGATTGCCGAACGCGTGGCGCAGTTCGAGGCCGTGGGCGTTGACCTGTTCCTGCTGCAGTGCAGCCCGCAGCTTGAGGAAATGGAGCGTTTCTCGGAAGCTGTTATTCAGGTACTGGCCTAG
- a CDS encoding ATP-grasp domain-containing protein has translation MAQYPKPIGIYYEHPEWFKPLFAELDRRGLPYEKIDAAHHLFDPSESESPYALVINRMSSSAYLRGHGQGIFHTAGFLTHLERLGVRVINGTVASGIETNKARQLDLLAGLGLKFPKSRVVNHVSRIPDAAKELSFPLVVKVNIGGSGAGIVRFDTPEGLQAAVDNGQIDLGIDQTALVQEFVAPRGGHITRVETLNGKFLYAMKVYTTGTSFNLCPAEICQIPDEPAAEGEFCLTQAPKKGIQVEATTPPAEVIEAVERLVAAAKIDVGGIEYLVDDRTGEVLFYDINALSNFVADAVNVVGFDPYALFVDYLEQELAAATAELALSLATN, from the coding sequence ATGGCACAATACCCCAAGCCCATAGGAATTTATTACGAGCACCCCGAATGGTTTAAGCCGCTCTTCGCCGAGCTCGACCGCCGTGGCCTGCCCTACGAGAAGATTGATGCCGCGCACCACCTCTTCGACCCTTCGGAGTCGGAAAGCCCGTACGCATTGGTAATCAACCGCATGAGCTCTTCGGCGTACTTGCGCGGCCACGGCCAGGGCATCTTTCACACGGCCGGTTTCCTTACGCATCTGGAGCGCCTGGGTGTTCGGGTTATCAACGGCACGGTGGCCTCGGGCATCGAAACCAACAAAGCCCGGCAGCTCGATTTGCTGGCCGGTTTGGGCCTGAAATTTCCGAAGTCGCGGGTGGTAAACCACGTGTCACGCATTCCGGACGCGGCCAAGGAGCTGAGCTTCCCGCTGGTAGTAAAGGTGAACATCGGCGGCAGCGGCGCGGGCATCGTGCGCTTCGATACGCCCGAAGGCCTGCAAGCCGCCGTTGATAACGGCCAGATTGACCTAGGCATCGACCAGACTGCGTTGGTGCAGGAGTTTGTGGCCCCGCGCGGCGGCCACATCACTCGCGTCGAGACGCTGAACGGCAAGTTCCTGTACGCCATGAAGGTGTACACCACCGGCACCAGCTTCAACCTGTGCCCGGCCGAAATCTGCCAGATTCCCGACGAGCCCGCAGCGGAAGGCGAGTTCTGCCTTACCCAAGCCCCCAAGAAAGGCATTCAGGTAGAAGCCACCACGCCGCCGGCCGAGGTAATCGAGGCCGTGGAGCGCCTGGTAGCCGCGGCCAAAATCGACGTGGGCGGCATCGAATACCTCGTCGACGACCGCACCGGCGAGGTGCTGTTCTACGACATCAACGCGCTGTCCAACTTCGTGGCCGATGCCGTGAACGTGGTCGGCTTCGACCCCTACGCGCTGTTTGTCGACTACCTGGAGCAAGAACTGGCCGCCGCCACTGCCGAGCTGGCCCTGAGCCTCGCCACTAACTAA